The following nucleotide sequence is from Mycobacteriales bacterium.
GGCCGATCCGGAGCGGGTCTTCCCGGTGCTGCTAGTGTCGTGCTAGGTAAGTAGCTTTACTTCGTGGGACCGTGGTTCATGGCGTTGACTATGGCCGTGGACGTGCCGCCGCGGGACCGCGCGGAGCTGGAGCGGTGGCTGCGGTCGCCGTCGATGCCGGCCGGGTTGGTGATGCGGGCGCGGGTCGTGCTGGCGGCGGCCGACGGTGCCGGGACGAACGAGATCGTGGATCGGGTGGGGGTCTCGAAGCCGACGGTGATCGCGTGGCGGCGCCGGTACGCGGCCGAGGGGATCGGTGGTCTGGAGGACCGGCCGAAGTCGGGGCGGCCACGGCAGATCGATGAGACGGCGATCGTGCAGGCCACTCTGGAACCGCCGCCGGAGCATCTCGGGGTGACG
It contains:
- a CDS encoding helix-turn-helix domain-containing protein produces the protein MAVDVPPRDRAELERWLRSPSMPAGLVMRARVVLAAADGAGTNEIVDRVGVSKPTVIAWRRRYAAEGIGGLEDRPKSGRPRQIDETAIVQATLEPPPEHLGVT